From the genome of Niabella agricola, one region includes:
- a CDS encoding helix-turn-helix domain-containing protein: protein MEKKIHEGRNVKRFREMLGMKQETLAYELGDDWNQKKISLLEAKETIDAPLLQQISAALKIPVEAIQNFDEEQAVNIIANTFNEGSIANATAENIQCTFNPLDKVMELFERLLASEREKVELMKEILEKMK, encoded by the coding sequence ATGGAGAAAAAGATACACGAAGGCCGGAATGTAAAGCGTTTCCGCGAAATGCTGGGCATGAAACAGGAAACCCTGGCTTATGAACTGGGCGATGACTGGAACCAAAAGAAAATATCCCTGTTAGAGGCCAAGGAGACGATTGATGCGCCCTTGCTCCAACAGATTTCTGCGGCACTGAAAATACCGGTGGAGGCGATACAGAATTTTGATGAGGAACAGGCGGTGAATATTATTGCGAATACTTTTAATGAAGGATCAATAGCAAACGCTACTGCTGAAAATATTCAATGTACCTTCAATCCTCTTGATAAAGTGATGGAATTATTTGAACGCCTGCTTGCCAGCGAGCGTGAAAAGGTGGAACTGATGAAGGAGATTTTGGAGAAGATGAAATAA
- a CDS encoding SymE family type I addiction module toxin, whose protein sequence is MAIIATMKGSPALPKLRRLKVYEKIIIYNAGYMRNTISRHPEIRLMGKWLADSGFTPGDAIRVSVAAGKLVITRDAGGEEGITEAPAG, encoded by the coding sequence ATGGCCATTATTGCAACCATGAAGGGCAGTCCGGCCCTGCCTAAACTGCGCCGGTTAAAAGTGTATGAAAAGATCATCATCTACAATGCCGGGTACATGCGCAACACCATATCCCGCCACCCGGAAATACGATTGATGGGCAAATGGCTGGCGGATAGCGGCTTTACGCCGGGCGATGCAATACGGGTTTCCGTAGCAGCCGGAAAGCTGGTGATTACGCGGGATGCGGGCGGGGAGGAGGGGATAACGGAAGCGCCTGCGGGCTGA